The genomic region TTGGAAAGCACAGCACCCTTATCTACCCTTTTCTCACAGTATGCACATATACAGTAATACACTGATTAACCATAGTAACGTCTTCTGAGGGAGATCTGGTCAAATTTAAGTGTTCTACTGATCCAGACTTCAGCTGTCAATCACACTCTCAATGCAGCAGTCTATGGTTTGAAAGGCTCCAATTTCGAGGCAATGGAGAAATTAGTGATGAGACTTTAAGGTTCATAGTTACCATCTGTTACTCCACAGGGGTctaagagagtgagggagaaaaggCAGAGAAagtctctctgtctatcactaATGAAGTAGAAGTTagagggataagagagagagaggtgttatgaGTACATAGTGAAGTATGGTTTATGAAATCATCAAAAGCCATGTGACTAGAAGCTGAGAATCCTGTTATATGAGGCTATAAAATGTATACAATTATCTTAGTGCTTTTGACATAAATTATATGGAAATTTAAGAATTGGTTCAATTATAACATATGTCAAACAAATACCTTCCTGTCTTTTTTCAGACTGGAGCATTGAGACTGAGACCCCTTGTGACCTCTCTGTCAGAGATGCTTCACCAGGGAGTGACAGGATCCCTCAGCCGGCCTCTTTCACAGGAGGCTTATTTGACTTAACCTTTCCACAACAACCTGTAGGCCGGAGAAGAGAAGTGACAGTATATGTGACGACTGGGTGAACCAATGAGCACCACACCAAccccagacccagacagagagagcctCCCGCCCGAAAAGAGGGACCCCAGACCAGGCCTCTCAGAGCAGATTGCTGCTGTCACATTCAAGGTCCCCTTCCCCTACAAGAGCCATAATGTAGTCAAGCCCTACAATGCATCCCACTCAAACCTGCTCCCACCTACACATGCATCTGTTCCCCCGCTATACCAGCCCTGGACCCAGTCCCCCACCACAGCCTCCACCACCAGAGCcaaccatctctcctctcctatcaggGATAGCCATGGCTGGGCTGAGTGGAGGGAGCACTATTACAGAGGTTGGGCTGCAGTCTCGCCAGGATGGCATATTCCCTACATTTTCAATGACCGCTCCACATATCCCTCAGAACACCCACGCCGCCACTCTATCTGCAGAAATATGTCCCAGCCTACCGAGGAGCCCGGTGGGGAGGATGGAGGGTACAGTTGCCACTTTAATAAAAAAATGAGGGAGAAGTTAAGTCTACACACCGAACAGCAAAACAGACAGAGGGGCCTGTATatgagaagagagaaacagggagtaaACCAGTCACAGAGCCACAGCTCAGAGGCAGGTTCTGCCCCCCTGAACACTGCTCTTTCTCCTACTGCCTCCAAGGACCTACACCACCACCCTGAACTGGTCTACACACACCACTCCACAGCCCCCAAGTATCCTGATTCAGGGCAAAGTCCTTCGGCGTTTGCAGAAGAATCTCCCATAAGACCGTCACTTACTGTTCAGTCAACAGAGAAAAACTGGACTGTGGGAGTAACAGAAAAAGTAGACGTgtctacccctctctccacccatcaCTCTTCTTACCCCTCCACCTCTTCTAACCAGCTGCCCTGGTTGCTCCCTCACTTTGCGGCAGGCTCTCTAATCGAGCTCAGAGACGGGCGACTGAGGAGGGTGGAGGATTTGCAGACAGAAGAATTTCCTGATCAACACAGAGGCCTGTCCAGCGCTACATCTGAGCTGCTGTACTGTGCAGCACATCTCCCCCTCCACAGACCCCTCCCTCTCCCGCCTCCTCATCCTCCTACATGAAGAACATTCTCAGGTGAGCTGGTCCTGATCCTGCTGAGTCTACTACATCATTACATCACACAAGATCATCACAGGGTCAGTGTGTTTTTGGTCCGTGTGTTTTTGGCTTCTTACATTTCCATAATTTATAACATGGAATTCAATATACAAGATATCATACATATTTGCAAATAGCACACTTTTTGATCCGTCTACATCATAAAGTAAGGTAAATAAAATGCTAATGATTTACATTCCTAAAGTATCCCTCATCATGACATGATGCAAGTATTGATGCCAATCCCCAATTGCAGAACCCTACCACCACTTAGAGGACAAAGAGAGGTACTGCATTGTCATGACTAACAGTATCTCTCATCACAGGAGTTTCTGGATGTGTATGTGGAGTACCCGTTCTTTGTGTGCGGACGTGGCTGGTCCTCTTGCTGCCCCCCGAGAACAGCCCGTCTGTGTGGACTCCGCTGCCATCAGCTCAGTGTTGGTGATGTCTGCCTGGCTCTTATACCTACATCCCCCTCTGCCACCCAGCCACAGGAGCCTGGCACCCCAGCCCGAGGGAGACATGGGAGGGCCTAAGACTCTACAAACGTCCTTTCCCCATTCTCCCCTTCCCGCTGCTCCAGACAGGCCAATGAAAGGGCAGGGAGGGGGGCTGGGCCCAGCACGGAAGAGTCATTGGTCAGCCCCTGAACTGCGTGGCCCAGGCACCAACTGCCCTTACTGACAGTGATAAACACCATTGCCATTATGGAGAGGGAGCCAACAAAGCCAAGCCAAGCCTAacttttgttttattatctttatCTCAACCTCACATTCTTTCCATCCCTTTCTtcgtgactgtctgtctctgttttgtaTAAAGAATAATTATGATAAAGTAGGAAAGAAATGTAAATTTGACTCAGGATTCTGTACGGATAGTAAGCAAAGGACAATTGCAGGTACTGGTGTAAAAGCCGTGGATTATCAGAAGTGTGGGAGACAGAATATGTCAGGCACAACATATTACCTTTAGCCTACTTTAGAATTTTATCAATTAGATCATTCAGGGGGGATATATTTTATTATTCGCTACCTCCTATATATACCATTTAAATTGACAACTGTTTTCTTGTATGTAGAACAGTGAATGCTGTAGTATGTCTCAGTGAGTGTGAATGGCTCTCTGTGTGCTGTATAGCTGACAGTTGTTGGCATTACCTTATACACCGGTGTCTTTTCTTTGGTGTTTGTCTGTTCTTACTTCAGTATGACAATATTTTTGTTCTGAAATGATtactcaatcaatcaaatgtatttatgaagccctttttacgtgagccaatgtcacaaagtgctatacagaaacccagcctaaaaccccaaacagcaagcaatgcagatgtagaagcattgTAAGGTAAATAACTGCGACTGATTTAGGAACTGTTTGTGTTGATTAAGAATAGTAAATGTTTAAAGTATATTTTCTATGCTTTACCTCACCAGATGATGTTTACAATATGTATATCATGTATAAATCCATCAGCGTTTTCAGTTCCCATGCTTTGGCTGTCACTGTGTGAGAAAATGCTTTTCTGGCCAAATGATATAAATGTATTGCACCTGCTATGTCTGACAGTTCTGGTATATTTTGTTGCTGTAGTCTGACATTTAGTTTTGACAGAAAATATAGCCTCGATTCGCCCACCTGCagatctggaaggacatcaaaaGGCAGCTGAAACTGAATGATAGCTCAGagttctctccatctgtctcttgtGGGCAAAAACCTTGGCATCTCTGGGACCACATGCCTCTGTTGTGTTGTGCAGAGCTTAGTGCAGTAGGTCTGTGCCCCCTCCTTCAGGAAACTGAACCCAACAGGGCTCTATTAATCCCGCACAGTCTCGTATTTAACGTCAACCC from Oncorhynchus kisutch isolate 150728-3 linkage group LG5, Okis_V2, whole genome shotgun sequence harbors:
- the LOC109890977 gene encoding uncharacterized protein LOC109890977, which gives rise to MSTTPTPDPDRESLPPEKRDPRPGLSEQIAAVTFKVPFPYKSHNVVKPYNASHSNLLPPTHASVPPLYQPWTQSPTTASTTRANHLSSPIRDSHGWAEWREHYYRGWAAVSPGWHIPYIFNDRSTYPSEHPRRHSICRNMSQPTEEPGGEDGGYSCHFNKKMREKLSLHTEQQNRQRGLYMRREKQGVNQSQSHSSEAGSAPLNTALSPTASKDLHHHPELVYTHHSTAPKYPDSGQSPSAFAEESPIRPSLTVQSTEKNWTVGVTEKVDVSTPLSTHHSSYPSTSSNQLPWLLPHFAAGSLIELRDGRLRRVEDLQTEEFPDQHRGLSSATSELLYCAAHLPLHRPLPLPPPHPPT